One genomic region from Leifsonia sp. Root1293 encodes:
- a CDS encoding SHOCT domain-containing protein — MNIWDFFVWFFWFYIAVACIVIFIRVFVDLFQDKELNGWAKALWVVFLIIAPFLAALIYLIARGQAMAQRSAARAQQASAASTEYIRSVAGSPSSAASEIEAGKKLLDSGAITPAEYEKLKANALASA, encoded by the coding sequence ATGAACATCTGGGACTTCTTCGTCTGGTTCTTCTGGTTCTACATCGCGGTCGCATGCATCGTGATCTTCATCAGGGTCTTCGTCGACCTCTTCCAGGACAAGGAACTCAACGGCTGGGCCAAGGCGCTCTGGGTGGTGTTCCTCATCATCGCGCCGTTCCTCGCCGCCCTGATCTATCTGATCGCACGCGGACAGGCGATGGCGCAGCGGAGCGCGGCGCGCGCCCAGCAGGCGTCGGCCGCATCCACCGAGTACATCCGATCCGTGGCCGGCTCACCGTCCTCAGCGGCTTCCGAGATCGAGGCAGGGAAGAAGCTGCTCGACTCCGGCGCGATCACGCCAGCCGAGTACGAGAAGTTGAAGGCCAACGCGCTCGCCAGCGCCTAG
- a CDS encoding GIY-YIG nuclease family protein, whose translation MDHPNLHCGIVFRDGSRCSGTAPTDADLNLCDQHLLAAAEVANGENGLTDLLPSPCPACGSPLGVHFPSGWICAVCEWRHGEMPDGELAPPRLDVVYYIRFGDLIKIGTSANPRRRIASLPHDEVLAFERGDRRLERQRHLQFAAHQMNRGEWFQVHDELLTHIATLRGGVDPWDTHGRWLSALLALRG comes from the coding sequence ATGGACCACCCCAACCTGCACTGCGGAATCGTCTTCCGCGACGGTTCGAGGTGTTCCGGCACAGCGCCAACGGATGCCGATCTCAATCTCTGCGACCAGCACCTCCTGGCGGCTGCCGAGGTCGCCAACGGTGAGAACGGGCTCACCGATCTCCTGCCCAGCCCATGTCCTGCCTGCGGCTCCCCACTCGGAGTGCACTTCCCATCGGGCTGGATCTGCGCCGTGTGCGAATGGCGGCATGGCGAGATGCCCGACGGCGAACTCGCTCCCCCGCGTCTCGATGTCGTCTACTACATCCGCTTCGGCGACCTGATCAAGATCGGCACGTCGGCCAACCCGCGCCGCCGCATCGCGAGCCTGCCCCATGACGAGGTGCTGGCGTTCGAGAGAGGCGATCGCCGTCTCGAACGGCAACGCCACCTCCAATTCGCTGCACACCAGATGAATCGAGGCGAGTGGTTCCAGGTACACGACGAGCTGCTGACGCACATCGCGACCCTGCGCGGAGGCGTCGACCCCTGGGACACCCACGGTCGATGGCTCAGCGCGCTCCTCGCCCTGCGCGGCTGA
- a CDS encoding DUF7144 family membrane protein: MSESRAVTGWVGWIGFAGIILILNGIFSAVQGIVALVGPNSYYVVTGEGLFLFDVTGWGWWNILVGLLLIFTGIALFVGATWARVVAIIVASLSAIGQLLLVPAQPWWSLLVIALNILVIYAISAHGREVRMD; this comes from the coding sequence ATGAGCGAAAGCAGAGCAGTGACTGGTTGGGTGGGGTGGATCGGCTTCGCCGGAATCATCCTCATCCTCAACGGGATCTTCAGCGCGGTCCAGGGGATCGTTGCACTCGTCGGTCCGAATTCGTACTACGTCGTGACAGGCGAAGGGCTCTTCCTGTTCGACGTGACCGGTTGGGGGTGGTGGAACATCCTCGTCGGCCTGCTGCTGATCTTCACCGGCATCGCGCTCTTCGTCGGAGCGACCTGGGCACGCGTCGTCGCGATCATCGTCGCGTCGTTGAGCGCGATCGGGCAGCTCCTCCTCGTGCCGGCGCAGCCGTGGTGGTCTCTTCTGGTCATCGCACTCAACATCCTCGTGATCTACGCCATCAGCGCGCACGGTCGTGAAGTTCGCATGGACTGA